From a single Planctellipticum variicoloris genomic region:
- a CDS encoding CPBP family intramembrane glutamic endopeptidase: MTDAGEPPAIPTPPIPTPIEEFVEPAVPRPGPGLPEATGWMFLVFGLHLIGGIAAILWIAFVEVTQTGSTATLRTLGNLNPAQWLMLAAGEQLVVTVLTLVLVAIRLGGRLSQPLNLSRPTLPHTVAVILLMFPLSVLCSELYRINQIGWKWLGTLIPALQAFDELSSVEMVAKLAQGAGLELLILVLAVGPAINEELIFRGLLGRGLTARWGWLPGVLMCSVMFGVVHMHPAHVLAVIPLGMALHFLYITTRSLWAPVLLHFLNNTWAATASKLAADGTFTQEQVDQPASLLILLLAFLTAWSLGMVLWKSRIRYIEPDGTDWSPGFPTVEGPETGAARRQMSQVSVRRFVVAGLVATVFHAVLFATDSQPQEPVQEQPAARAE; encoded by the coding sequence ATGACCGACGCCGGAGAGCCCCCCGCCATCCCGACGCCCCCCATCCCGACGCCGATCGAGGAATTCGTCGAGCCGGCCGTTCCCCGTCCCGGCCCGGGGCTCCCCGAAGCCACTGGCTGGATGTTCCTGGTCTTCGGTCTCCACCTCATCGGCGGGATCGCCGCCATTCTCTGGATCGCCTTCGTCGAAGTGACCCAGACCGGTTCCACCGCCACCCTCCGAACGCTCGGCAATCTCAACCCCGCACAATGGCTGATGCTGGCCGCCGGCGAGCAGCTCGTCGTCACCGTCCTCACCCTCGTCCTGGTCGCCATCCGTCTCGGCGGGCGCCTGTCGCAACCTCTGAATCTGTCCCGTCCCACCCTGCCTCACACCGTCGCAGTCATCCTGCTGATGTTCCCGCTCTCCGTCCTCTGCAGCGAGCTCTACCGCATCAACCAGATCGGCTGGAAATGGCTGGGAACCCTGATCCCCGCCCTTCAGGCATTCGACGAGCTCAGCTCCGTGGAGATGGTCGCAAAGCTCGCCCAGGGCGCAGGACTCGAACTGCTGATTCTGGTCCTCGCCGTCGGCCCGGCGATCAACGAGGAACTGATCTTCCGCGGCCTGCTCGGTCGCGGCCTGACGGCCCGCTGGGGCTGGCTGCCGGGCGTGCTGATGTGCTCGGTCATGTTCGGCGTCGTCCACATGCATCCCGCCCACGTGCTGGCGGTGATCCCGCTCGGGATGGCGCTGCACTTTCTCTACATCACGACACGCAGCCTCTGGGCGCCGGTGCTGCTCCACTTTCTGAACAACACCTGGGCGGCCACTGCGTCCAAGCTCGCCGCCGACGGAACCTTCACGCAGGAACAGGTCGACCAGCCCGCCTCGCTGCTAATCCTGCTGCTCGCCTTCCTGACCGCCTGGAGCCTGGGGATGGTCCTGTGGAAGTCCCGCATCCGCTACATCGAGCCGGACGGAACCGACTGGTCGCCGGGCTTTCCGACGGTGGAAGGACCGGAAACCGGAGCCGCCCGCCGACAGATGTCCCAAGTCAGCGTCCGCCGCTTCGTCGTCGCCGGCCTCGTCGCGACGGTCTTCCACGCCGTGCTGTTCGCCACGGACAGCCAGCCGCAGGAGCCGGTGCAGGAACAGCCGGCGGCACGGGCCGAATAG
- a CDS encoding serine/threonine-protein kinase: MSPMSSNGRNARLMAAVFCPQCGISYSPRNGGTLCPTCKTPVDQGHTSTCVAGAAEAAVEEESTAAPSRASAAAAVECDALIGKTLGVYRLEGLLGAGAMGRVYLARHLDLHRSCALKILPPRLAETDPGYVDRFLNEGRDQASLVHPNVVTVHAIGVEKGFYFLEMEFVPGRSLGSMVGEEGAQAPVRATTLSLRVAEGLGAAHLAGIVHRDLKPDNVLLTHTGIPKLGDFGLAKRFVVRQGADHVEFAGTPAYMAPELFHGAAPSPASDVYALGVSYFQLLTGRLPFDAPTIAQLRELVTDAPIPSVRNRGQRIPMEMVECLHLLMAKAPEGRPASALGAAVLLQAVLGEAEDLESLLSKAFREHREITWRREGESYRLNVSFANGRKQIAFIEPSGHATAERMLLISSVCCPAEPSYYETALRLNSEILHGALAIREIDGQAVFVMINNYPWSTVDPEEIRRSVLEVAHRADAIETLLTGQDLN; the protein is encoded by the coding sequence ATGTCTCCAATGTCGTCCAACGGTCGCAATGCTCGACTGATGGCGGCAGTCTTTTGCCCGCAGTGCGGCATCAGCTACTCGCCGCGGAACGGCGGCACGTTGTGTCCGACGTGCAAAACGCCGGTGGATCAGGGGCATACGAGCACCTGCGTGGCCGGAGCCGCGGAGGCGGCGGTTGAGGAGGAGTCGACGGCGGCTCCGAGCCGGGCCAGCGCCGCGGCGGCGGTCGAATGTGACGCGCTGATCGGCAAGACGCTCGGCGTCTACCGGCTGGAGGGGTTGCTCGGGGCGGGGGCGATGGGACGGGTTTATCTGGCGCGGCACCTCGATCTGCATCGTTCGTGCGCGCTCAAGATTCTGCCTCCGCGGCTGGCCGAGACCGATCCCGGATACGTCGACCGGTTTCTGAACGAGGGGCGCGATCAGGCGTCGCTGGTGCATCCGAATGTGGTGACGGTGCACGCGATCGGCGTGGAGAAGGGGTTCTACTTTCTGGAAATGGAGTTCGTGCCCGGGCGCTCGCTGGGGAGCATGGTCGGGGAAGAAGGGGCTCAGGCGCCGGTGCGGGCGACGACGTTGTCGTTGCGGGTGGCCGAAGGATTGGGGGCTGCGCACCTTGCCGGGATCGTGCATCGCGATCTGAAGCCGGACAACGTGCTGCTGACGCATACCGGGATTCCGAAGCTCGGAGACTTCGGGCTGGCCAAGCGCTTTGTGGTCCGGCAGGGGGCGGATCACGTGGAGTTTGCGGGGACGCCGGCGTATATGGCTCCCGAGCTGTTTCATGGCGCGGCGCCGTCGCCGGCCAGCGACGTTTACGCCCTGGGGGTGAGCTACTTTCAGCTTCTGACCGGGCGTTTGCCGTTCGATGCGCCGACGATTGCGCAGCTCCGCGAGCTGGTGACCGACGCCCCGATTCCGAGCGTGCGCAATCGGGGTCAGCGGATCCCGATGGAGATGGTCGAGTGCCTGCACCTGCTGATGGCCAAGGCCCCGGAGGGGCGGCCGGCGAGCGCGCTGGGGGCGGCGGTCCTGCTGCAGGCGGTGCTTGGGGAAGCGGAGGATCTGGAGTCTTTGCTCAGCAAGGCCTTCCGGGAGCACCGGGAGATCACGTGGAGGCGCGAGGGGGAGAGCTACCGGCTGAACGTCAGTTTCGCCAACGGCCGAAAGCAGATCGCGTTCATCGAGCCGAGCGGTCATGCGACGGCGGAACGAATGCTGCTGATTTCCAGCGTCTGCTGCCCGGCGGAGCCGAGTTATTACGAAACGGCGCTGCGGCTGAACTCGGAAATTCTGCACGGAGCGCTGGCGATTCGCGAGATCGACGGGCAGGCGGTGTTTGTGATGATCAACAACTACCCCTGGTCGACGGTCGATCCGGAGGAAATCCGCCGGAGCGTGCTGGAGGTGGCCCATCGCGCCGATGCGATCGAGACCCTGCTGACCGGCCAAGATCTGAACTGA
- the rpmA gene encoding 50S ribosomal protein L27, whose amino-acid sequence MAHKKGQGSSRNGRDSNAKRLGVKKFGGELVIPGNIIIRQNGTKWHPGRNVGMGRDYTLFSLVEGNVYFDQEGRRVNVKLAEVAAAN is encoded by the coding sequence ATGGCTCATAAGAAGGGACAAGGCTCCAGTCGCAACGGTCGCGATTCGAACGCCAAACGCCTCGGCGTGAAGAAGTTCGGCGGCGAGCTGGTGATTCCCGGCAATATCATCATCCGGCAGAACGGTACGAAGTGGCATCCGGGACGGAACGTCGGCATGGGCCGCGACTATACGCTCTTCTCGCTCGTCGAGGGGAATGTCTACTTCGACCAGGAAGGCCGCCGCGTCAACGTCAAGCTGGCCGAAGTGGCCGCTGCGAACTGA
- a CDS encoding S1C family serine protease — translation MKLLVASLFSAVLASWLTISLLSPPASVVVAQEANTGRPGEEASPAEIANPLVARVFSREGLTPDETVNVAVYDAVNRSVVNITSKAAKGERFLLMELEVEGAGSGALIDRQGHIVTNNHVVRDSKAIGVTLYNGESYDATVVGADPLNDLAVIKIEAPAEELFPLTLGDSRSLRVGMRVFAIGNPFGLERTLTTGIISSLDRTLKIREGWSIRSIIQTDAAINPGSSGGPLLDAHGRLIGINTAIATTTGQSAGVGFAIPVSLVRRVIPQLLTHGRVIRPDIGIVKVYQTDKGLLIAAMRSGSPAEAAGLRGPTITRGRRGPFVVEKVDRTAADLIVGVDEVKIATAEDFLSYIEEKRPGEKVTLTIIREGKKQKVPVQLVVPPEPQP, via the coding sequence ATGAAGCTGCTTGTGGCAAGTCTGTTTTCAGCCGTCCTGGCGAGCTGGCTCACAATCAGTCTGCTGTCGCCCCCGGCGTCGGTTGTCGTTGCTCAGGAGGCAAACACGGGGCGTCCCGGCGAGGAAGCCAGCCCCGCCGAAATCGCAAACCCGCTCGTCGCTCGCGTCTTCAGCCGGGAAGGACTCACACCCGACGAGACCGTGAACGTGGCCGTTTACGATGCGGTCAACCGCAGCGTGGTCAACATTACGTCCAAGGCCGCCAAAGGCGAACGCTTTCTCCTGATGGAGCTGGAAGTCGAAGGCGCAGGCTCCGGCGCCTTGATCGACCGTCAGGGACACATCGTCACCAACAACCACGTCGTCCGCGACTCCAAAGCCATTGGCGTCACGCTCTACAACGGCGAAAGTTACGACGCCACGGTCGTCGGCGCCGATCCGCTCAACGATCTGGCCGTCATCAAGATCGAAGCCCCCGCCGAAGAGCTGTTTCCGTTGACGTTGGGAGATTCCCGGTCGCTCCGAGTCGGGATGCGAGTCTTTGCCATCGGCAATCCCTTCGGGCTGGAGCGGACTCTGACGACCGGCATCATCTCCAGCCTCGACCGGACCCTGAAGATCCGCGAAGGCTGGTCGATCCGGTCGATCATCCAGACCGACGCAGCCATCAATCCCGGCAGTTCCGGCGGCCCCTTGCTCGACGCGCACGGTCGACTGATCGGCATCAACACGGCCATCGCCACCACCACCGGCCAGAGCGCAGGCGTCGGCTTTGCCATTCCCGTCAGCCTGGTCCGACGAGTGATCCCGCAGCTCCTGACCCACGGCCGTGTCATCCGGCCCGACATCGGCATCGTGAAGGTCTATCAGACCGATAAGGGCCTGCTGATCGCAGCCATGCGATCAGGCAGCCCGGCGGAGGCCGCGGGACTCCGCGGACCCACGATCACGCGCGGACGGCGCGGCCCGTTTGTGGTGGAGAAGGTCGATCGCACCGCAGCGGACCTGATCGTGGGTGTCGACGAGGTCAAAATCGCCACCGCAGAGGACTTCCTCAGCTACATCGAGGAGAAACGTCCCGGGGAAAAGGTCACGCTCACGATCATCCGTGAAGGCAAGAAGCAGAAGGTCCCCGTGCAACTCGTGGTGCCGCCGGAACCGCAACCGTAA
- the msrA gene encoding peptide-methionine (S)-S-oxide reductase MsrA: MTMAEMKLATLGGGCFWCTEAVFVELEGVQKVTSGYAGSPVENPTYEQVCTGRTGHAEVVQIAYDPATIGYGDLLDVFFATHDPTTLNRQGADAGTQYRSVIFTHDDLQRETAGNKIRALNDQQLFPAPIVTQVEPLPRFWPAEDYHQGYFAGHASQPYCQAVINPKLTKLRQKFAARLRKGA; the protein is encoded by the coding sequence TTGACAATGGCGGAAATGAAGCTTGCGACACTGGGGGGCGGTTGTTTCTGGTGCACGGAAGCCGTGTTCGTGGAGCTGGAGGGCGTTCAAAAGGTGACTTCGGGCTACGCCGGCAGTCCGGTCGAAAACCCGACGTACGAACAGGTCTGCACCGGAAGAACCGGTCACGCCGAAGTCGTGCAGATTGCTTACGATCCCGCAACGATCGGTTACGGAGATCTGCTGGACGTGTTCTTCGCGACCCACGACCCCACCACGCTCAACCGGCAGGGAGCCGACGCCGGGACCCAATACCGGTCGGTGATCTTCACCCACGACGATCTGCAGCGGGAAACCGCTGGAAACAAGATCCGTGCGCTGAACGACCAACAGCTCTTTCCTGCCCCGATCGTCACACAAGTGGAGCCGCTCCCCCGCTTCTGGCCCGCCGAAGACTACCACCAGGGCTACTTTGCCGGCCATGCCTCCCAGCCCTACTGCCAGGCGGTCATCAATCCCAAGCTGACGAAGCTGCGGCAGAAGTTTGCGGCCAGGCTCCGGAAAGGAGCATGA
- the glgA gene encoding glycogen synthase GlgA has protein sequence MRIVLASSEAVPFSKTGGLADVASALPKALALLGHEVVLITPYYPRILAAKNGSTPAIEPTGGEVSIRIAGRTVTARILRSSLPGSSVTVYLIDQPGYFDRPGLYVDGGQDFSDNCERFTFFSRAVLEAARVLNLQADIFHANDWQTGLVPALLKAEYQTQPGFAHAAAVFTIHNMAFQGQYWHWDMLLTGLDWKYFNWRQMEFFGNLNLLKTGIVFSDVITTVSPTYAREIQTSEFGCGLHGVLSSRRDDLVGILNGCDTEDWNPATDPLIPRNYDFQTVFEGKAVCKAHLQRQFGLPERASAPLIGSISRITSQKGFDLIVASAPRLAELDLQMVFLGTGDKAYEQKLQSLAASYPDKIAVCIGYDEALSHLIEAGADLYLMPSQFEPCGLNQMYSLIYGTPPIVRAVGGLADSVVDANEENLGQGIANGFTFYESDSEVLFRQVCRAMGLMLDRRTWAQLVRTGMERDWSWRRSAAQYVRTYDRALQKRAGGVE, from the coding sequence ATGCGAATTGTACTTGCCAGTTCCGAGGCTGTTCCGTTTTCCAAGACGGGCGGTCTCGCTGATGTCGCCTCGGCTCTGCCGAAGGCGCTGGCGCTGCTTGGCCACGAAGTCGTCCTGATCACGCCGTACTATCCGCGAATACTGGCGGCGAAGAATGGCAGTACACCTGCGATTGAGCCGACGGGCGGCGAGGTCTCGATCCGGATTGCCGGTCGGACAGTGACGGCGCGAATTCTGCGATCGAGTCTTCCCGGTTCGTCGGTGACGGTTTACCTGATTGACCAGCCCGGCTATTTCGACCGGCCGGGATTGTATGTCGATGGCGGCCAGGATTTCTCCGACAACTGCGAACGCTTCACCTTCTTCAGCCGTGCCGTGCTGGAAGCGGCGCGCGTCCTCAATCTGCAGGCCGACATTTTCCACGCCAACGACTGGCAGACGGGGCTCGTGCCGGCGCTGCTGAAGGCGGAGTATCAGACGCAACCCGGTTTCGCCCATGCGGCCGCCGTCTTTACGATTCACAACATGGCGTTCCAGGGGCAGTACTGGCACTGGGACATGCTGCTGACGGGGCTCGACTGGAAGTATTTCAACTGGCGGCAGATGGAGTTTTTCGGCAACTTGAATCTGCTGAAGACTGGTATCGTGTTTTCGGATGTGATCACCACCGTCTCGCCGACTTATGCCCGGGAGATCCAGACTTCCGAGTTCGGTTGCGGGCTGCATGGCGTGCTGTCGTCCCGCCGTGACGATCTGGTGGGAATCCTGAATGGCTGCGATACCGAGGACTGGAATCCTGCGACGGACCCGTTGATTCCCCGAAACTACGATTTCCAGACGGTCTTTGAAGGCAAGGCGGTCTGCAAAGCGCATCTGCAGCGGCAGTTCGGCCTGCCGGAGCGGGCCTCGGCTCCGCTGATCGGCTCGATCTCCCGGATCACCAGTCAGAAGGGATTCGATCTGATTGTCGCCAGCGCACCGCGACTGGCCGAACTTGATCTGCAAATGGTCTTCCTGGGAACCGGCGACAAAGCGTACGAACAGAAACTGCAGAGTCTGGCTGCGAGCTACCCCGACAAAATTGCGGTCTGTATCGGGTACGACGAAGCGCTCTCGCACCTGATCGAAGCCGGGGCCGATCTGTACCTGATGCCCAGCCAGTTCGAGCCCTGCGGTCTCAACCAGATGTACAGCCTCATTTACGGCACGCCTCCCATCGTGCGGGCTGTCGGCGGGCTGGCGGATTCCGTGGTCGATGCGAACGAGGAAAACCTCGGTCAGGGGATCGCCAACGGCTTCACGTTCTACGAATCCGACAGCGAGGTGCTATTCCGTCAGGTCTGTCGGGCGATGGGGCTGATGCTGGATCGTCGGACCTGGGCGCAGCTCGTCCGCACGGGGATGGAACGGGACTGGTCGTGGCGCCGCAGCGCCGCTCAGTACGTTCGAACCTACGATCGGGCGCTCCAGAAGCGGGCCGGCGGAGTCGAGTAG
- a CDS encoding DUF4931 domain-containing protein, which yields MPEFRQDPLTGRRVIMAPERSERPIQVGTGQSLAIGDVDPFAEGRETETTLEVLAYRAAGLAPNGPGWSVRVVSNKYPALQRQGNHTLQQEGIYQSCDAVGVHDVIIECPQSESSLARLSTKQVCEVLKAYRDRLMALKEDRRLEYAVIFKNHGAGAGASLPHSHSQLMALTLIPDAVVGMRARALQHATNLGRPLFDQMVAQELESGERVVLETPDFLVFCPYASRFAYETWILPRHPACHYGEIEPGQLGELGALLRTVLRKLDVALQDPPYNYLLQTAPLQIGDPVQDRWRIEICPRLTGVAGFEWATDCFVNAVLPESAAAILRATDVPGPA from the coding sequence ATGCCGGAATTTCGCCAGGACCCGCTGACCGGTCGCCGGGTCATCATGGCCCCCGAGCGCTCGGAACGCCCGATTCAGGTCGGGACAGGCCAGTCGCTGGCGATCGGGGACGTCGATCCGTTCGCCGAAGGGCGGGAGACCGAAACGACTCTGGAAGTCCTGGCCTATCGCGCCGCCGGCCTGGCTCCGAACGGCCCCGGATGGAGTGTTCGCGTCGTTTCCAACAAGTATCCGGCGCTGCAGAGGCAGGGAAATCACACGCTCCAGCAGGAGGGCATATATCAGTCATGCGACGCCGTCGGCGTTCACGACGTGATTATTGAGTGCCCGCAGAGCGAGAGCAGTCTGGCGCGGCTCAGCACGAAACAGGTTTGCGAAGTCCTGAAAGCCTATCGGGATCGGCTGATGGCGTTGAAGGAAGACCGCCGTCTGGAGTACGCGGTGATCTTCAAGAATCACGGCGCCGGTGCGGGAGCGTCGTTGCCCCACAGCCATTCGCAGCTCATGGCGCTGACCTTAATTCCGGACGCCGTAGTCGGCATGCGCGCCCGGGCGTTGCAGCATGCGACAAATCTCGGCCGCCCGTTGTTCGATCAAATGGTTGCGCAGGAACTTGAGTCCGGGGAGCGCGTCGTTCTGGAGACGCCCGATTTCCTGGTCTTCTGTCCGTACGCGAGCCGTTTCGCGTATGAAACGTGGATTCTGCCGCGTCACCCCGCATGCCACTACGGGGAGATTGAGCCCGGGCAACTTGGCGAGTTGGGAGCGCTTCTCCGCACGGTTCTGCGGAAGCTCGACGTCGCTCTGCAGGATCCGCCTTACAACTACCTGCTGCAAACGGCGCCGCTGCAAATCGGCGATCCCGTTCAGGATCGCTGGCGGATTGAGATCTGCCCACGATTGACCGGCGTCGCCGGCTTCGAATGGGCCACCGACTGCTTCGTCAACGCCGTTCTGCCCGAGTCCGCGGCCGCGATCCTTCGCGCAACCGACGTCCCGGGACCTGCGTGA
- a CDS encoding YidC/Oxa1 family insertase periplasmic-domain containing protein, whose amino-acid sequence MEQRRIVLFIALSMAILIGWSNVIMPRLFPPPPKADKVAEAADEAAQQNAGQDEVPADAMTPANIAAAGAVAAVEPPAAVPAGEAPVAAPVTGVPKHPLETVQLGSLDPASPFFLSVKLTTEGAAVTWIELNDKRYPEFGRRGTPLKILGADPLATVKTFGMRSSDVDKQLKPEFLDTVNWEIVPDSKTDHAVEFRIVSPDGALEFTKRYELAELTAEQLKTPGIRDTLADGYDLTLTVTVKNLSQVEKTVTYVLQGPVGIPLEDPTNSTKWRDVRMAFLEDDGAADPRHMRTREVVAERDKDTPEIWRRPLKYIGVDNKYFAALIQPLGDQLKARTVESAQPVVITEHRTHKDYSDVSVELTSPALKLPPGGSISNGFEMFAGPKKKELLAAMSATSIVFDNEGSGFFLFLWNLFQVETIAEFMLWLLKSLHSLGVGYGIAIIMLTAVVRGAMFPLSKKQVANMEKMKKLQPELQALQKKYAQQPEQFVQAQRELFRKHQYHPAQGCLPVFVQMPIFVGLYWALNTSLDLRMAKFLWIDSLASPDALFNLPFTVPFFEWTQFNLLPILTIVLFVAQQKLTMPPPTTEEQAMQYKVMNFMMIFMGAMFYRVPAGLCLYFIASSLWGIIERWLLSRHKETPTAANGGTELIIPASESARISKNDDQPKPKSGLALLWGNLQDAADREKGSGGGTLRNSAKESPRKPKKR is encoded by the coding sequence ATGGAACAGCGACGGATAGTTCTCTTTATCGCCCTCTCGATGGCAATTCTGATCGGCTGGTCCAACGTGATCATGCCGCGGCTGTTCCCGCCGCCCCCCAAAGCGGACAAAGTCGCGGAAGCGGCCGACGAAGCCGCGCAGCAGAATGCCGGACAGGACGAAGTTCCCGCGGATGCGATGACTCCCGCCAATATTGCCGCGGCGGGCGCGGTTGCCGCCGTTGAACCGCCGGCGGCGGTTCCAGCCGGGGAGGCGCCTGTCGCAGCGCCGGTCACGGGAGTCCCGAAGCATCCCTTGGAGACAGTTCAGCTTGGCTCGCTCGATCCGGCGAGCCCCTTCTTTCTGTCCGTCAAGCTGACGACCGAAGGCGCCGCCGTCACCTGGATCGAGCTCAATGACAAGCGCTACCCGGAATTCGGCCGCCGCGGCACGCCGCTGAAGATCCTGGGCGCCGATCCGCTGGCGACCGTCAAGACATTCGGGATGCGAAGCTCGGACGTTGACAAACAGCTCAAGCCGGAATTCCTGGATACGGTCAACTGGGAAATCGTTCCCGACAGCAAAACCGATCACGCAGTCGAATTCCGCATCGTCTCGCCCGACGGCGCGCTCGAATTCACCAAGCGCTATGAGCTGGCGGAGCTGACAGCGGAACAGCTCAAGACGCCGGGCATCCGGGATACGCTGGCCGATGGCTACGACCTCACCCTGACGGTCACCGTCAAGAATCTGTCTCAGGTCGAAAAGACCGTGACTTACGTCCTGCAGGGGCCCGTCGGCATACCGCTGGAGGATCCGACGAATTCGACGAAGTGGCGCGACGTCCGCATGGCGTTTCTGGAGGACGACGGCGCCGCCGATCCCCGGCATATGCGAACCCGGGAAGTCGTTGCCGAGCGGGACAAGGACACGCCGGAAATCTGGCGGCGACCGCTGAAGTACATCGGCGTCGACAACAAGTACTTCGCGGCGCTGATCCAGCCGCTGGGGGACCAGCTTAAGGCGCGGACCGTCGAATCGGCTCAGCCGGTGGTGATTACCGAGCACCGGACCCACAAAGACTACAGCGACGTTTCCGTCGAACTGACATCCCCGGCGCTCAAGCTGCCGCCGGGCGGCTCCATCTCGAACGGCTTCGAGATGTTTGCCGGCCCCAAGAAGAAGGAACTGCTCGCGGCGATGTCCGCCACGAGCATCGTTTTCGACAACGAAGGGTCGGGCTTCTTCCTGTTCCTCTGGAATCTGTTCCAGGTCGAAACGATCGCCGAGTTCATGCTGTGGCTGCTCAAGAGCCTGCACAGCCTGGGTGTCGGCTACGGCATCGCGATCATCATGCTGACCGCAGTCGTCCGGGGCGCCATGTTCCCCCTGTCGAAAAAGCAGGTCGCGAACATGGAGAAAATGAAAAAGCTCCAGCCCGAACTGCAGGCCCTGCAGAAGAAATACGCCCAGCAGCCCGAGCAATTCGTGCAGGCTCAGCGTGAACTGTTCCGCAAGCACCAGTATCACCCGGCCCAGGGGTGCCTGCCGGTCTTCGTCCAGATGCCGATCTTTGTGGGGCTTTACTGGGCCCTGAATACGTCGCTCGATCTGCGGATGGCCAAGTTCCTGTGGATCGACAGCCTGGCGTCGCCCGACGCGCTGTTCAATCTGCCCTTCACAGTCCCGTTCTTTGAATGGACGCAGTTCAATCTGCTCCCGATTCTGACGATCGTGCTGTTCGTGGCCCAGCAGAAGCTGACCATGCCGCCGCCGACGACGGAAGAGCAGGCTATGCAGTACAAGGTCATGAACTTCATGATGATTTTCATGGGCGCCATGTTCTATCGCGTGCCGGCGGGGCTCTGTCTGTACTTCATCGCTTCGAGCCTGTGGGGCATCATCGAGCGCTGGCTCCTGTCCCGGCACAAGGAGACGCCGACCGCGGCAAATGGCGGAACGGAGCTGATCATCCCGGCCAGCGAGTCGGCCAGAATCTCGAAGAACGACGACCAGCCCAAGCCCAAATCCGGCCTGGCGCTCCTCTGGGGCAACCTGCAGGACGCCGCCGACCGCGAGAAAGGCTCCGGCGGCGGCACGCTCCGGAATTCCGCCAAGGAGTCGCCCCGCAAGCCGAAGAAGCGGTGA
- a CDS encoding metallophosphoesterase family protein, with protein MRAIISDIHANLEALEAVLADIRQQGISEIYCLGDIIGYGPNPCECIDLVMSTDLCLLGNHDQAALFDPEGFNASAERAVFWTRKMLESGVGPRAEKRWEFLGELPRMHKEPNFLFVHGSARNPLNEYVFPEDIYNQRKMEKIFSLVEKYCFQGHTHIPGVFTEDLNFLAPEEIDFKYELGARKALVNVGSVGQPRNGDNRSSYVVLDGNTVNFKRVPYDFQQTARKIYDNPDLDNFLGDRLVDGR; from the coding sequence TTGCGCGCAATCATCAGTGACATCCATGCCAATCTGGAGGCGCTGGAAGCCGTACTGGCCGACATCCGCCAGCAGGGGATCTCCGAGATTTACTGTCTCGGGGACATCATCGGCTATGGACCGAATCCTTGCGAGTGCATCGACCTGGTGATGTCGACGGACCTGTGCCTCCTCGGCAACCACGATCAGGCCGCGTTGTTTGACCCCGAGGGCTTCAACGCCAGCGCCGAGCGGGCGGTGTTCTGGACTCGCAAAATGCTGGAAAGCGGCGTCGGCCCCCGGGCCGAAAAACGCTGGGAATTCCTGGGGGAATTGCCGCGGATGCACAAGGAGCCGAACTTCCTGTTCGTACACGGCTCGGCCCGGAATCCGCTGAACGAATACGTGTTTCCGGAGGACATCTATAATCAGCGGAAGATGGAAAAGATTTTCTCGCTGGTCGAAAAGTATTGCTTCCAGGGACATACTCACATCCCCGGGGTGTTTACCGAGGACCTGAATTTCCTCGCCCCGGAAGAAATCGATTTCAAGTACGAACTCGGGGCGCGCAAGGCCCTGGTTAATGTGGGCTCGGTCGGACAGCCCCGCAACGGCGACAACCGGTCGTCGTATGTGGTGCTCGATGGGAACACGGTCAACTTCAAACGGGTCCCCTACGACTTTCAGCAAACCGCCCGCAAGATCTACGACAACCCGGACCTCGATAACTTTCTCGGGGACCGGCTGGTCGACGGGCGATAG
- a CDS encoding Hsp20/alpha crystallin family protein, whose translation MAETSPGSGLGGMPPVDRVKDEVERWWQTARATGERAMEVFGLTTGRHGVPAVDILEGPDKIVILVDLPGVRSDGVKLSLTGHTLQITAIRAPESLPETLKKVVHERVSGPFERSVPLLTAVDPDSVHATLHDGVLRVELQPVAASAGRQIPVQGAPGTSVT comes from the coding sequence ATGGCCGAGACATCGCCCGGATCGGGATTGGGGGGCATGCCGCCTGTCGACCGAGTCAAAGACGAAGTCGAACGCTGGTGGCAGACCGCCCGCGCCACTGGCGAACGCGCGATGGAGGTTTTCGGCCTGACGACCGGCCGACATGGCGTGCCGGCCGTGGACATTCTGGAAGGTCCGGACAAGATCGTGATTCTGGTCGACCTTCCCGGCGTCCGGTCGGACGGAGTAAAGCTCTCTTTGACAGGTCATACGTTGCAGATCACCGCAATCCGGGCTCCGGAATCGTTGCCGGAAACTCTCAAAAAGGTTGTTCACGAACGGGTTTCCGGACCGTTCGAGCGGTCAGTCCCGCTGCTGACGGCCGTCGATCCGGACAGCGTGCACGCCACCCTGCACGACGGCGTCCTCAGAGTGGAATTGCAGCCGGTCGCGGCTTCCGCCGGACGGCAGATTCCTGTTCAGGGCGCACCGGGGACTTCAGTCACGTGA